In Pedobacter sp. WC2423, the following are encoded in one genomic region:
- a CDS encoding TetR/AcrR family transcriptional regulator, producing MPVKDKGTEQLIKDTAKKIFFADGKLHATTQDIADAAGVNRTLVHYYFRSRKLLFEQVTEEAMNELRQMMSDAFTGKLTFKEKLKKLIHVFMDQTIAYPYRELFLITETNRHHPAHADEVHDMHTKPFLEEIKKEMDNGNIQTMDPRHYMMNLFALMAYPLLSANLNKSFLKVSDQEYHKLMKQRKQLIFEMIYPTK from the coding sequence ATGCCAGTAAAAGATAAAGGAACAGAGCAACTTATTAAAGATACTGCCAAAAAGATATTTTTTGCAGACGGAAAGCTGCATGCCACGACACAAGATATTGCTGACGCTGCAGGTGTAAACAGAACACTTGTACACTATTATTTCAGATCCAGAAAACTATTATTTGAGCAGGTTACCGAAGAGGCTATGAATGAACTGCGCCAGATGATGTCAGATGCCTTTACAGGAAAGCTGACATTTAAAGAAAAATTAAAGAAACTGATTCATGTTTTTATGGATCAGACAATCGCATACCCTTACCGGGAATTGTTTCTGATTACCGAGACTAACCGTCATCATCCAGCACATGCAGACGAAGTTCATGATATGCATACCAAACCGTTTCTGGAAGAGATAAAGAAAGAAATGGACAACGGAAACATCCAGACAATGGATCCCCGTCATTATATGATGAACCTGTTTGCTTTAATGGCTTATCCTTTGCTATCAGCTAATCTGAATAAAAGTTTCCTGAAAGTAAGTGATCAGGAATATCATAAACTAATGAAACAAAGAAAGCAGCTCATTTTTGAGATGATCTATCCCACAAAATAA
- a CDS encoding LysR family transcriptional regulator has protein sequence MISITNQIELRHLNYFKLLAEELHYRKAAEKLFISQSALSQQIKQLEQYLGHSLFDRNNKRVVLNEAGKLFYKDAVQVIQKMQIAVNNVQLLQKGNTGQLGISFVASAMQSILPVLLKKFNNDCPNIEFHLEELTNKEQLLALEKGDIDLGFMRSNQVGQDMMIKSVYKETFTLVLPAAHPMSARDFKHIGELKDESFILFPNDQSQLYYQQIINLCADQGFTPKLSHRSIHAPTIFKLVENGMGLSIIPTSLATSGNPGIKFIELKNIPQQTELYAVWKKINDNPALPYLLEMLV, from the coding sequence ATGATAAGTATCACTAATCAAATAGAACTACGCCATCTCAATTACTTTAAGTTACTGGCCGAGGAACTGCATTACCGGAAAGCGGCTGAAAAGTTATTTATATCACAGTCGGCTTTGAGCCAGCAGATTAAACAACTCGAACAATACCTGGGACATTCATTATTTGACAGGAATAACAAACGTGTGGTTTTAAATGAGGCCGGGAAACTCTTTTATAAAGATGCCGTTCAGGTTATTCAGAAAATGCAAATAGCTGTCAATAATGTACAGCTATTGCAAAAAGGGAATACCGGACAACTTGGAATTAGCTTTGTAGCCTCGGCAATGCAGTCTATATTACCTGTTTTACTCAAAAAATTCAACAATGATTGCCCTAATATTGAATTCCATTTAGAAGAATTAACCAATAAAGAGCAGCTGCTGGCTTTAGAAAAAGGAGATATTGATCTTGGGTTTATGCGTTCTAACCAGGTAGGGCAAGATATGATGATCAAAAGTGTATACAAAGAAACCTTTACGCTGGTATTGCCAGCAGCTCATCCCATGTCTGCCCGGGATTTCAAACATATAGGGGAGTTAAAAGATGAATCTTTTATTCTTTTCCCGAATGATCAGAGTCAGCTTTATTATCAGCAGATTATTAATTTATGCGCCGATCAGGGCTTTACCCCAAAGCTTTCACATCGCTCTATCCATGCACCAACTATATTCAAACTCGTAGAGAACGGGATGGGACTTTCTATTATTCCAACTTCCTTAGCTACCTCAGGGAATCCAGGGATTAAATTTATAGAACTGAAAAATATACCCCAGCAAACGGAGCTGTATGCGGTATGGAAAAAGATCAATGATAACCCCGCGTTGCCTTATTTATTAGAAATGCTTGTCTGA
- a CDS encoding efflux RND transporter periplasmic adaptor subunit has translation MKTSIQIGLLFLTGLTLASCGNDKNKAAQAAAAAGQVKEYKVLKLEPRSATLNTDYPASIQGQQNIEIRPRVDGYIDKIFVDEGAVVKIGQPLFKISAPQYEQEVRTANASIANAMAQLNAAKLAINKVKPLVEKDIVSKYELESAQYTYESAQAAVATAKASLVNAKTNLGFTTVTSPVNGVVGSIPFRLGSLVSSTTADPLTTVSSIGNVYAYFALNEKILLDFTKDGSGSFAQKLARLPKVSLLLSDGSTYTEQGRIETVNGLINTATGSANIRARFPNPKGIIRSGSSATVRIPNAVKDAILVPQSATFELQDKRFVVVVGQDGKTKNVAVTVMENTAGNFFVVESGLKAGDQIVLEGVATLKDGTQIKANAENPETVYADLK, from the coding sequence ATGAAAACATCAATACAGATTGGGCTCCTGTTCCTTACAGGATTAACCCTCGCCTCATGTGGCAACGATAAAAATAAAGCGGCACAGGCCGCAGCCGCAGCCGGGCAGGTTAAGGAATACAAAGTCCTGAAACTGGAACCCAGATCTGCTACATTAAATACAGACTATCCTGCAAGTATACAAGGGCAGCAGAATATCGAAATCAGACCAAGAGTGGACGGATATATCGACAAAATATTTGTGGATGAAGGTGCTGTTGTAAAGATTGGTCAGCCATTATTCAAAATCAGCGCACCACAATACGAGCAGGAGGTAAGAACAGCAAATGCCAGTATCGCCAATGCGATGGCACAGCTGAATGCTGCAAAACTGGCAATCAACAAAGTAAAGCCGCTGGTAGAAAAAGATATTGTAAGTAAATATGAGCTGGAATCAGCACAATATACTTATGAATCTGCGCAGGCAGCAGTAGCGACTGCGAAAGCCAGTTTGGTTAATGCTAAAACAAATTTAGGCTTCACTACAGTAACTAGTCCTGTGAATGGGGTAGTAGGTTCTATTCCATTTCGTTTAGGAAGCCTGGTGAGCAGCACCACTGCCGATCCTTTAACTACAGTTTCGAGTATAGGTAATGTATATGCTTATTTTGCACTGAACGAAAAAATATTGTTAGACTTTACTAAAGATGGTAGTGGTTCTTTCGCACAGAAACTAGCCAGACTCCCTAAAGTTTCCTTATTGCTTTCTGACGGATCTACTTATACTGAACAAGGCCGTATAGAAACAGTCAACGGGTTAATCAATACAGCTACAGGTTCAGCAAATATCAGGGCCCGGTTCCCTAATCCTAAAGGTATTATCCGCAGTGGAAGCAGTGCAACGGTAAGAATTCCTAATGCGGTGAAAGATGCAATCCTGGTTCCTCAAAGTGCAACTTTCGAATTACAGGATAAACGTTTTGTGGTCGTTGTTGGACAGGATGGCAAGACTAAAAATGTTGCAGTAACGGTGATGGAAAATACCGCAGGTAATTTCTTCGTGGTCGAAAGCGGCTTAAAAGCAGGAGATCAAATTGTATTAGAAGGGGTAGCAACCCTAAAAGACGGCACGCAGATCAAAGCGAATGCCGAAAACCCGGAAACTGTCTACGCAGACTTAAAATAA
- a CDS encoding GDSL-type esterase/lipase family protein: MLKIFKAIAFSSTFLLLFNFNSFAQDKPAFWDDVQAIKQYDRVYAPPKDPILFIGSSSIRLWVDFTHTFKDYTVLNRGIGGAVTSDVDRYLEDIVFPYHPKQLIIYIGENDLIKAASGEEVFQSFKKLYTDIRVKLPVVPLVYIAIKASPSRAQYLSKGIKANQLVQEFLKGQKNTVFLDIYKPMFDKKGQMQPQLFKEDMLHMNAAGYEIWNKLLKPYLLKD, from the coding sequence ATGTTGAAAATCTTTAAAGCAATCGCGTTTAGCTCCACATTCCTTTTACTATTTAATTTCAATTCTTTTGCACAGGATAAGCCTGCATTCTGGGATGATGTACAAGCTATCAAACAATATGACAGGGTTTATGCACCTCCAAAAGACCCGATATTATTTATTGGAAGTTCTTCAATCAGGTTATGGGTTGATTTTACGCATACATTTAAAGATTATACGGTATTGAACAGAGGCATAGGTGGTGCAGTGACCAGCGATGTAGACCGTTACCTGGAAGACATTGTATTTCCTTACCATCCAAAACAGCTAATCATCTATATAGGGGAAAATGATCTGATTAAAGCAGCTTCAGGAGAGGAAGTATTCCAGAGCTTTAAAAAGCTTTATACTGATATAAGAGTGAAACTACCAGTAGTTCCTCTAGTTTATATAGCGATCAAAGCGAGTCCTTCCAGGGCACAATACTTATCAAAAGGGATAAAAGCCAATCAATTAGTTCAAGAATTTTTAAAAGGACAAAAAAATACTGTATTTCTTGATATCTATAAGCCTATGTTTGATAAAAAAGGACAAATGCAGCCTCAATTATTTAAAGAAGATATGCTGCATATGAATGCTGCCGGATATGAAATCTGGAATAAATTACTGAAACCTTACTTATTAAAAGATTAA